The genomic region GAAGATGAAATTATGGGTGTAATTTCTTCTTCCGATAAAGGCAATATTAATGTTGGCAGATATGGTAAAGGATTAAAATCAGATTATATGATTTATTCCGATTGGGATGTAATTGTAAATCCAGCAAGTTTAGGATGTGCAACTGCAGACAATCCTGATTACCTGGATGAATTTCATCAACTAATGGAAATTGAAGGCAGTTCACGTATTACCAATTGTCCGAAAATTTATTTCGAAGCAGATTATCAGTTATATCAAAATAAAGGAAGTGTAACTGCAACAGCAAATTATATTACCGGTATTTATAATAACTCAGCAGTAATTTATACCAATGAAAGTGTACCAACACAAATTTCAACCATTTTTGTTTGAGATTGCCGATGGTTATGCAAGTGGTTCATCGTATGATGCATTAAATTCATTTATGGCATTTCGCACATCATTTACCGGCGATATTGCACATTTAGTTGCATTGGATCCGGGCGGACTTGGTGGAGTTGCGGCTACAATAAATGGTTTGTGTAATTCATACAAATATTGTTACAGCGATATTGATGCAACATATAATGATTTTCCAACTTATAGCTGGACAGTTATGGTGGTAACACATGAAATGGGCCATTTATTCGGAAGTTATCATACACAAAATTGTGGCGCTTGGGTTGGTGGTGCTTTAGATAATTGTTATGCAACAGAAGGCGGTTGTCCTGCAGGTCCTGCACCGGTTGGCGGCGGAACAATTATGAGTTATTGCCATTTAACAGGATACGGAATTAATTTAGCAAACGGATTTGGTGTTCAACCGGGAAATGCAATTCGAAATACCATTTCTGCAGCAGGTTGTGTTACTTCTTGCGGTGGTGTTCCTGCATATTGTTTATCTAAAGGATTGCTGCCGATGAATGGTTTGCAAACTGTTACAGTGAACGGCACCACAAAAATTCGGTAATAATTCAGGTTATGCCGATTTTACTGCAACTACAATTAATTTAACGCCCGGTGTATCAGCAGGATTTACATTAACACCTGGTTATACCGGGACTGTATATCCTGAATATTTTTCTATTTGGATAGATTATAATAAAGATCTTGATTTTAATGATGCAGGTGAAAATGTATATAATTCAGGTGCAGCTACTGCGGCAGTTTCAGGAAGTTTTGTGGTAACTGCAGGCATGACAGGCACAACAAGAATGCGTGTATCAATGAAATATAATGCATTGGCTACATCATGCGAAACTTTTGATTACGGTGAAGTTGAAGATTATACTGTTTCATTTAATCCGGTAATTACTTATTGCAGCAGCGCAGGCATCATCAACTACACGTTATATCGATTATGTAAAATTAAATACCATTAACCGGACCTCCGGCAGCGATGGCGGATATTACAACGGCACAGGAACATCAACCAATATTGTAAAAGGAACTACCTATACGTTAACTTACAGTGCGGGATTTTCAGGCACCATTTATCAAATGTATTGGAGAGGATGGATTGATTATAATCGTGATGGTGATTTTAGCGATGCAGGCGAACAAGTTTTTCAGAAAAAACAAGCAACAGCAGCTTCTTTAACCAAAAATATTTTAGTGCCTACAACTGCAAATGCAGGAACTACTCGTTTACGCATTAGTGCTAAATACGGTGCATATCCTACAGCATGTGAAACATTTGCCAATGGCGAGGTTGAAGATTATACGGTTAATATTATGCGGCATTACCTTCAGGTGAAGTAATACCGTTTAGTCTGACTGTTTTCCTAATCCTGGATCAGGCGTATTTAATATTGAATTTTTAAATGCCATTTCAGGCGGTGTTCAATTAGATGTATTTGATATTACCGGAAAAATAATCAGTTCTGAAAATATTGAAAGTGAAAACGGTATGATTGTATTGGATATTACGAATGCAGCCCCTGGCTTATATTTCGTTAAAACGACTCAGGCCGATGGAACAACAGCGGTGAAACAG from Bacteroidota bacterium harbors:
- a CDS encoding T9SS type A sorting domain-containing protein — encoded protein: MEFLNAISGGVQLDVFDITGKIISSENIESENGMIVLDITNAAPGLYFVKTTQADGTTAVKQIVKQ